In Polaribacter sp. Hel_I_88, the following proteins share a genomic window:
- a CDS encoding DEAD/DEAH box helicase, with amino-acid sequence MSTFAALGIRKEYIQSIKEIGISKPSEIQEKAIPILLNSKTDFIGLAQTGTGKTAAFGLPVLHQIDANSPHIQALILSPTRELVQQIKKQLFKFTKFVDEKIFLEAVFGGEKIDRQISNLKRTTHIVVATPGRLIDLIERGDIDISHVNTVILDEADEMLSMGFKQDLNRILKFTTKNDRKTWLFSATMPEEIKKIVKTYMDANAPRVEINPKSLVNENIRHQFIKTTIKEKTGLIIKFIEKRGAQRGIIFCRTKAGAQNLAHQLSEEGFSAAALEGDMQQKERDKVMRAFKNESLQYLISTDVSARGIDVRDLEFVIHHQLPEQTEYYTHRSGRTARAGKTGISLALVLPYELERVHEIQKELNIKFTEVTV; translated from the coding sequence ATGTCAACATTTGCTGCATTAGGAATTCGTAAAGAATATATACAATCAATTAAAGAAATAGGGATTTCTAAACCCTCAGAAATTCAAGAAAAAGCGATTCCAATTTTATTGAACTCAAAAACCGATTTTATTGGTTTAGCTCAAACAGGAACTGGAAAAACGGCGGCTTTTGGTTTGCCAGTTTTGCATCAAATTGATGCAAATTCTCCTCATATTCAGGCTTTGATTTTATCACCAACAAGAGAATTGGTGCAACAAATTAAAAAACAACTTTTTAAGTTTACTAAGTTTGTTGATGAAAAAATATTTTTAGAAGCTGTTTTTGGTGGCGAAAAGATTGATAGACAAATCAGTAATTTAAAAAGAACAACACATATTGTTGTAGCAACTCCAGGAAGATTAATCGATTTAATTGAACGTGGAGATATTGATATTAGCCACGTAAATACAGTTATTTTAGATGAAGCTGATGAAATGTTGAGTATGGGTTTTAAACAAGATTTGAATAGAATTTTAAAATTCACCACTAAAAACGATCGAAAGACTTGGTTATTTTCTGCAACAATGCCAGAAGAAATCAAGAAAATCGTAAAAACCTATATGGATGCAAATGCTCCAAGAGTGGAAATAAATCCAAAATCTTTGGTAAATGAAAACATCCGTCATCAATTTATTAAAACTACCATTAAAGAAAAAACAGGTTTAATTATCAAATTTATCGAAAAAAGAGGTGCACAAAGAGGTATTATATTTTGTAGAACCAAAGCTGGTGCACAAAATTTAGCACACCAATTATCAGAAGAAGGCTTTTCTGCAGCTGCTTTAGAAGGGGATATGCAACAAAAAGAACGTGATAAAGTAATGCGTGCTTTTAAAAATGAAAGCCTACAATATTTAATTTCTACAGATGTTTCTGCACGTGGAATTGATGTAAGAGATTTAGAATTTGTAATTCATCATCAATTACCAGAACAAACAGAATATTACACACACAGAAGTGGTAGAACTGCTAGAGCTGGAAAAACTGGAATTTCTTTAGCCTTAGTTTTGCCATACGAATTAGAAAGAGTGCATGAAATTCAGAAAGAACTAAACATAAAATTTACAGAAGTTACAGTTTAA
- a CDS encoding trimeric intracellular cation channel family protein has protein sequence MEFIYVLDILGTFAFAISGALVASDKKFDLFGVIIIAFVTAVGGGMLRDVLINAHPINWIGDLNYLFTILAAVILTFLFKSKIAFLSKTLFLFDTVGLSVFTLLGLQKGLLFDLNPIVALIMGMISAVFGGVLRDVLTNKVPLIFEKEIYASACLAGGISYLTLTYFNVPKDLNFIISACVIIVIRLIAVKFHLQLPKINDDLFGKT, from the coding sequence ATGGAGTTTATTTATGTTTTAGATATTCTTGGAACATTCGCGTTTGCCATTAGTGGTGCTTTAGTGGCTTCTGATAAAAAATTTGATTTATTTGGCGTGATTATTATTGCATTTGTAACTGCTGTTGGTGGTGGAATGTTACGTGATGTTTTGATTAACGCACATCCAATAAATTGGATTGGCGATTTGAATTATTTGTTTACAATTTTGGCTGCTGTTATCTTAACTTTTTTATTCAAAAGTAAAATTGCTTTTTTGAGTAAAACACTTTTTTTGTTTGATACTGTTGGGTTGAGCGTTTTTACCCTATTAGGCTTGCAAAAAGGTTTGTTGTTTGATCTGAATCCAATTGTTGCTTTAATTATGGGAATGATTTCTGCTGTTTTTGGAGGTGTTTTAAGAGATGTTTTAACTAATAAAGTTCCGCTAATTTTTGAAAAAGAAATTTACGCCTCTGCTTGTTTAGCTGGTGGAATCTCTTATTTAACTTTGACTTATTTTAATGTTCCTAAAGATCTGAACTTTATAATTTCTGCATGTGTAATTATCGTAATTCGTTTAATTGCTGTAAAATTTCATTTACAATTGCCTAAAATTAATGATGATTTGTTTGGGAAGACATAA
- a CDS encoding thioesterase family protein encodes MNNAFTLKITVSSDDIDTLHHVNNLVYVKWMDKIATTHWDFLTKDNPLPQYVWVVMRHEIDYLKQATLGDEITVKTWVGETKGITSVRFMEFYKDDILLVKAKTVWAMLHAETFKPTRIREDVLKVLLPEK; translated from the coding sequence ATGAACAACGCTTTTACGTTAAAAATCACAGTTTCATCAGATGATATAGATACTTTACATCATGTAAATAATTTAGTGTATGTAAAGTGGATGGATAAAATTGCAACCACACATTGGGATTTTTTAACGAAAGATAATCCTTTACCACAATATGTTTGGGTGGTAATGAGGCATGAAATCGATTATTTAAAACAAGCAACATTAGGTGATGAAATAACTGTAAAAACTTGGGTTGGTGAAACGAAAGGAATTACATCTGTACGTTTTATGGAATTTTATAAGGATGATATTTTGTTAGTAAAAGCAAAGACGGTTTGGGCAATGTTACATGCAGAAACCTTTAAACCAACAAGAATTAGAGAAGATGTTTTGAAGGTTTTATTGCCTGAAAAATGA
- a CDS encoding MATE family efflux transporter yields the protein MAKLANELGTEKIGKLLIKQAVPATIGILVMSLNMIVDTIFVGQWIGVLAIAAITVVLPIAFLISSIGMGIGIGGSSIISRALGAENSEKAFLTFGNQICLTLILAIVFVLLGNFFSVPILNLFGAKGDILPIASDYFAVVIYGVPFLAFAMMGNPVIRAEGKPKFAMYAMMIPAVLNIILDVIFIKFFDWGMTGAGLATSISFASCGLYILYFFLSSKSELKILPKNFKLNFKIVREIIELGGVTIVRQGAISILMIVLNYSLFTYGGEISISIFGIINRVMMFALSPVLGVSQGFLPVAGFNIGANKNDRVKETIKKSIYFGSILGTIIFIGIVIFKEQIIWIFTNDATLLNETPNAMLIVFLVTPIVTMQLIGSAYFQAAGKAFPALILTLLKQGIFLIPLAYFLPKYYGVAGVWWSFPIADTLSTIVTVIVLKREVDKNLKPL from the coding sequence ATGGCAAAATTAGCAAACGAATTAGGCACCGAAAAAATTGGCAAATTATTGATAAAACAAGCAGTTCCTGCAACTATAGGAATTCTTGTAATGTCTTTAAATATGATTGTTGACACCATTTTTGTTGGCCAATGGATTGGTGTTTTGGCAATTGCTGCAATTACTGTGGTTTTACCAATTGCATTTTTAATATCCTCAATAGGAATGGGAATTGGAATTGGAGGAAGTTCCATAATATCTAGAGCTTTAGGTGCAGAAAACTCTGAAAAAGCCTTTTTAACCTTTGGAAACCAGATTTGTTTAACACTAATTTTAGCGATTGTTTTTGTTTTATTGGGCAACTTTTTTAGTGTGCCTATTTTAAATTTATTTGGAGCAAAAGGTGATATTTTACCAATTGCCTCCGATTATTTTGCTGTAGTGATTTATGGAGTTCCGTTTTTGGCATTTGCAATGATGGGAAATCCAGTAATTAGAGCAGAAGGAAAACCCAAATTTGCAATGTATGCAATGATGATTCCTGCTGTTTTAAACATTATTTTAGATGTAATTTTTATTAAATTTTTCGATTGGGGAATGACAGGTGCTGGTTTAGCTACTTCCATTTCCTTCGCAAGTTGTGGGTTATATATTTTATATTTCTTTTTATCGAGTAAAAGTGAACTTAAAATTTTACCAAAAAATTTTAAATTAAACTTTAAAATTGTTCGAGAAATTATTGAATTAGGTGGAGTTACGATTGTAAGACAAGGTGCCATTAGCATTTTAATGATTGTTTTAAATTACTCACTTTTTACCTATGGAGGAGAAATTTCAATTTCTATTTTCGGAATTATAAATCGAGTAATGATGTTTGCATTGTCGCCAGTTTTAGGCGTTTCACAAGGATTTTTACCTGTTGCTGGTTTTAATATTGGAGCAAATAAAAACGACCGAGTTAAAGAAACGATTAAGAAATCGATTTATTTTGGATCTATTTTAGGAACTATTATTTTTATAGGAATTGTAATTTTTAAAGAACAAATTATTTGGATTTTCACCAATGATGCAACTTTGTTAAACGAAACTCCAAACGCCATGCTAATTGTTTTTTTAGTAACACCCATTGTTACCATGCAATTAATTGGTTCTGCTTATTTTCAAGCAGCAGGAAAAGCATTTCCTGCTTTGATTTTAACGCTCTTAAAACAAGGGATTTTCTTGATTCCTCTGGCATATTTTTTACCTAAATACTATGGAGTTGCTGGAGTTTGGTGGTCTTTTCCTATTGCAGATACTTTGTCTACAATTGTTACAGTTATTGTTTTAAAACGTGAGGTTGATAAGAATTTAAAGCCCCTTTAA